A stretch of Lujinxingia sediminis DNA encodes these proteins:
- a CDS encoding VWA domain-containing protein: MIGSRSLLSKIFFWAALSVVWLAGLWAYLTTVVWAPAETWSLVYGERTFEIMAPDYVGLLLVLPLLAIVARYTLSDFPLYQRVLNAALRALVLAGLTLALMQPVVTSFDSKIATIIVVDTSASFPDEALEQARQRINTYVKAATDDDQVRVIGFADRPYQIDPGADGTYAELPRPARQANAEPAEDGGEADKGDQDSANLQELSDDPTLQTDISAALRMAYGLFPDDHLKRLVVISDGNQTRGDVLAEANRAADFGIRLYAATLDYEQPAEVLIEAVDVPENIELGAPFYLVARVFSTYATTARLTLWQNEYRDGEQEVELQRGVTEIRFQTEVYEPGFRQFRLQMSVNGPDGYAANNSFMYSAHIRGKARVLYVEGEMRSRHHLERALRNENFDVETRSPAGLPRTEEELDRFDLVLLSDVHSRHVSDAQQDLLTRYVRDLGGGLIMAGGQDSFGPGKWEDSAVERLMPVSFEGERQRETPSLALLMVIDRSGSMSGDRIALAKDAARAAVEVLQPGDQVGVLAFDNDIDPIVRLQPAANRSRILSAINRLQVRGGTDIELALNEAYEQLAFASARVKHIILLTDGMSEPGTIFTRIMPAMRIENITVTTVAVGDGAETSMLRRIAERGSGRYHFTNNPYNVPQIFTQETRTVARSALAEEPIRAQVAGRAQLLEGIAWNAAPYLLGYVTTRPKPQSEVLLTVEGGDPLLARWRVGLGKTAAFTSDLKNRWGAEWVRWPGYAQLWAQLIRDTMRTDDRDRLPMRVVLDGERARVMVDAIGEDDRFINDLDSVLRVTDPEGNDSQVTLHQRAPGRYEASFPLPQFGAYQLAAQHDRAGDTFAVSQASLAYPYPREMTYLEPNEALIAQIVAMGKGEMDPSPEAIFDADGEEVRYRRQLWPWALLVALAIMVLDLALRRIRLSGQTELSWLALTRSK, from the coding sequence ATGATCGGCTCACGATCTTTACTCTCCAAAATTTTCTTCTGGGCAGCCCTGAGCGTGGTCTGGCTGGCTGGCCTGTGGGCGTACCTCACCACCGTGGTGTGGGCGCCCGCCGAGACCTGGAGCCTGGTCTACGGGGAGCGCACCTTTGAAATTATGGCGCCCGATTATGTCGGGCTGCTCCTCGTGCTGCCTCTTTTGGCGATTGTGGCGCGCTACACCCTCTCGGACTTTCCCCTCTACCAGCGCGTGCTCAACGCCGCCCTTCGCGCGCTGGTGCTGGCCGGGCTGACGCTGGCGCTGATGCAACCGGTCGTCACGAGTTTCGACTCCAAGATCGCCACGATCATCGTCGTCGACACCTCCGCTTCCTTCCCGGACGAAGCGCTGGAGCAGGCCCGCCAGCGCATCAACACCTATGTCAAAGCAGCCACCGACGACGATCAGGTTCGCGTCATCGGGTTTGCCGATCGCCCCTACCAGATCGATCCCGGGGCCGACGGAACCTACGCCGAGCTCCCTCGCCCCGCACGCCAGGCCAACGCCGAGCCCGCAGAAGATGGCGGCGAAGCCGACAAAGGCGACCAGGATTCGGCCAACCTGCAGGAGCTCTCCGACGACCCCACCCTGCAGACCGATATCAGCGCCGCGCTGCGCATGGCGTACGGTCTCTTCCCCGACGATCATCTCAAACGTCTGGTCGTGATCAGCGATGGCAACCAGACCCGTGGCGATGTGCTGGCCGAGGCCAACCGCGCCGCCGATTTTGGCATCCGTCTCTACGCCGCAACCCTCGACTACGAACAGCCTGCGGAGGTGCTCATTGAGGCGGTCGACGTGCCCGAAAACATCGAGCTGGGCGCCCCCTTCTACCTGGTAGCGCGCGTCTTCTCGACCTACGCCACCACCGCCCGACTGACGCTCTGGCAGAACGAGTACCGCGACGGTGAGCAAGAGGTCGAATTGCAGCGCGGCGTCACCGAGATTCGCTTTCAAACGGAAGTCTACGAACCGGGCTTTCGGCAGTTTCGCCTCCAGATGAGCGTCAACGGCCCGGACGGTTACGCGGCCAACAACAGCTTTATGTACAGCGCGCATATCCGCGGCAAAGCGCGGGTGCTCTACGTGGAGGGCGAGATGCGCTCGCGCCATCACCTGGAGCGCGCCCTGCGCAATGAGAACTTCGATGTGGAGACGCGCAGCCCGGCCGGACTTCCTCGCACCGAAGAAGAACTCGATCGTTTCGATCTTGTGCTCCTCTCCGATGTGCACTCACGTCACGTCAGCGACGCGCAGCAGGATCTTCTTACCCGCTACGTGCGCGACCTGGGCGGCGGCCTGATCATGGCCGGGGGGCAGGACTCCTTTGGCCCCGGCAAATGGGAAGACAGCGCGGTAGAACGCCTGATGCCGGTAAGCTTTGAGGGCGAACGTCAGCGCGAAACGCCGTCGCTGGCGCTATTGATGGTCATCGACCGCTCGGGCTCGATGTCCGGTGACCGCATCGCGCTGGCCAAAGACGCCGCGCGCGCCGCCGTGGAAGTACTGCAGCCCGGCGATCAGGTCGGGGTATTGGCCTTTGATAACGACATCGATCCCATTGTGCGCTTGCAGCCTGCCGCCAACCGCTCCCGCATCCTCAGCGCGATCAACCGCCTTCAGGTCCGCGGGGGCACCGATATTGAGCTTGCGCTCAACGAAGCCTACGAGCAGCTGGCCTTTGCCTCGGCGCGGGTCAAGCACATCATCCTGCTGACCGACGGGATGTCGGAGCCGGGCACGATCTTCACGCGCATTATGCCGGCGATGCGCATCGAGAACATCACGGTGACCACCGTCGCGGTGGGCGACGGAGCGGAGACCTCGATGCTGCGTCGCATCGCCGAGCGGGGCTCGGGGCGCTACCACTTCACCAACAACCCCTACAACGTCCCGCAGATCTTTACCCAGGAGACACGCACCGTGGCACGCTCGGCGCTGGCCGAGGAACCGATTCGCGCGCAGGTCGCCGGGCGAGCGCAACTTCTTGAGGGCATCGCCTGGAACGCCGCGCCCTACCTTCTGGGCTATGTGACGACCAGGCCCAAACCCCAGTCCGAGGTGCTGCTCACGGTTGAGGGCGGCGACCCGCTCCTTGCACGCTGGCGGGTGGGGCTGGGCAAAACCGCCGCGTTCACCTCGGACTTGAAAAACCGCTGGGGCGCCGAGTGGGTGCGCTGGCCCGGCTACGCGCAGCTCTGGGCACAGCTTATCCGCGATACGATGCGCACCGACGATCGCGATCGCCTTCCGATGCGTGTCGTGCTCGACGGGGAGCGCGCCCGGGTGATGGTTGACGCCATCGGTGAAGATGACCGCTTCATCAACGATCTCGACAGCGTGCTGCGCGTCACTGACCCCGAGGGCAACGACTCCCAGGTCACGCTGCACCAACGCGCACCGGGGCGGTATGAGGCCAGCTTCCCGCTGCCTCAGTTCGGCGCGTACCAGCTGGCCGCGCAGCACGATCGCGCGGGCGACACCTTCGCAGTGAGCCAGGCCAGCCTGGCCTACCCCTATCCTCGCGAGATGACCTACCTGGAGCCCAACGAGGCGCTCATCGCCCAGATCGTTGCCATGGGTAAGGGGGAGATGGACCCGAGCCCGGAGGCGATCTTCGACGCCGATGGCGAGGAAGTCCGCTACCGGCGCCAGCTCTGGCCCTGGGCACTGCTGGTTGCCCTGGCGATCATGGTGCTGGATCTGGCGTTACGCCGCATCCGCCTGAGCGGCCAGACCGAGCTGAGCTGGCTCGCGCTGACCCGCTCCAAATAA
- a CDS encoding serine/threonine protein kinase gives MQKICPTCQRSYGDDVVYCPHDGMKLRLSRPEGDDPMLGRVLDGRWIIEKAIGAGGMGAVYLGHQRSVDRQVAIKTLRANLSETDDFVDRFFREARIATTINHPHSVTILDFGQDEDGTLYLAMEYLVGTLLSERIKEGNLTFEEILRIGVQIASALSAAHDANIVHRDLKPDNIFLLDIPGGGTFVKVLDFGIAKVLGAETQVTRTGQVFGTPQYMSPEQCQGHAVDGRADLYSLGCILYELVGGRPPFSAETPMAILMAHVVNEIPPLSQHRNLPVTLERAISSLLAKEPADRPADASTARALFETLLAELNPEVLASAPGPATPDAQPVEQPPGVELTLTETQTHPPLASLSTPIDDLDDLSPITFGRRSRAPMILKALVVLAITGAAFVLTRPPAAPTASGELSVEEPSQPAKGDDVASQVAVEDEHHALQAERAHEQARGDARALAAPVASRARQTAEALHASAEADRSSEARPSPKAPRRSPEKRPRPEVSPEPRPQPEPTVRPTPDPRPEEPARDDPFDGFFSE, from the coding sequence ATGCAAAAGATCTGCCCAACCTGTCAGCGCAGCTACGGCGACGACGTCGTCTACTGCCCGCATGACGGCATGAAGTTACGCCTGAGTCGCCCCGAGGGGGACGACCCGATGCTCGGACGCGTGCTCGACGGACGTTGGATCATCGAGAAGGCCATCGGCGCTGGCGGCATGGGTGCGGTCTATCTGGGCCATCAGCGCAGCGTCGACCGCCAGGTGGCGATCAAGACGCTGCGGGCAAACCTCAGTGAGACGGACGACTTCGTCGACCGCTTCTTTCGCGAAGCGCGCATCGCCACCACCATCAACCATCCGCACAGCGTGACGATCCTGGACTTTGGCCAGGATGAAGATGGCACCCTCTACCTGGCGATGGAATACCTGGTGGGCACGCTGCTCAGCGAGCGCATCAAAGAGGGCAACCTCACCTTTGAAGAGATCCTGCGCATCGGCGTGCAGATCGCCTCGGCGCTCTCGGCGGCTCACGACGCCAACATCGTCCACCGCGACTTAAAGCCCGACAACATCTTTCTGCTCGACATCCCCGGCGGGGGCACCTTCGTTAAAGTGCTCGACTTCGGCATTGCCAAAGTCCTGGGCGCGGAGACCCAGGTCACGCGCACAGGCCAGGTCTTTGGTACCCCGCAGTACATGAGCCCGGAGCAATGCCAGGGCCACGCCGTCGACGGTCGTGCCGATCTCTACAGCCTGGGTTGCATCCTCTATGAGCTCGTCGGCGGTCGCCCCCCCTTCTCGGCCGAGACGCCCATGGCGATCTTAATGGCGCATGTCGTCAATGAGATCCCTCCCTTAAGCCAGCACCGCAACCTGCCTGTGACGCTGGAGCGAGCGATCTCCTCGTTGCTGGCAAAGGAGCCGGCCGACCGCCCCGCCGATGCCAGCACCGCACGCGCACTTTTTGAAACGCTGCTCGCTGAGCTTAACCCCGAAGTTCTGGCCAGCGCGCCGGGCCCGGCCACTCCCGATGCACAGCCAGTCGAGCAGCCGCCCGGTGTGGAGCTCACGCTTACCGAGACGCAGACCCATCCTCCCCTGGCCTCGCTGAGCACGCCCATCGACGATCTCGATGATCTGTCGCCCATCACCTTCGGCCGGCGCTCCCGCGCGCCGATGATTCTCAAGGCGCTGGTGGTGCTCGCGATCACAGGCGCCGCGTTCGTACTCACGCGGCCCCCGGCTGCTCCGACAGCCAGCGGGGAGCTCTCGGTCGAGGAACCTTCCCAACCCGCGAAGGGTGACGACGTTGCCTCGCAGGTCGCGGTTGAGGACGAGCATCACGCCTTGCAAGCCGAGCGTGCCCACGAGCAGGCCCGGGGAGACGCTCGGGCGTTGGCGGCCCCGGTCGCCTCACGGGCTCGCCAGACTGCCGAAGCCTTGCATGCCAGCGCCGAGGCGGATCGAAGCTCCGAGGCTCGGCCTTCGCCCAAAGCGCCCCGGCGTTCTCCCGAGAAACGCCCCCGTCCCGAGGTCAGCCCTGAGCCCAGGCCCCAACCGGAGCCGACAGTGCGCCCGACGCCTGATCCTCGCCCCGAAGAGCCGGCCAGGGACGACCCCTTCGACGGATTCTTCTCCGAGTAG
- a CDS encoding amino acid permease: MDGDNPEEQGDRTRAIAEQKTEPLGALDDPSTTIDPPVESASPIFSVRQGLGTFAGVFRPTVLTICGVMMYLREGWLVGQAGLLGALGLILLTFAITGTAAMSLSSITTNIRVGAGGVFSIISQSLGLEPGGAIGIPLYVGQALSAALYIYGFTEAWGYIFPEHPPVAVAYAVFVLAFAATLISTRLAFRLQGLVMIVIIASLMSIALGLTGMGQGGHAELRNPELFGSFEAGGFWILFAIFFPAGTGVNVGASMSGALANPRRSIPRGTMAAVLAALCIYVFLAFWYSMVASPQELRENALVVVDYAAFGELVLVGILASTFTATLSSLVAAPRVLQALGSHSILPRSAFFSHVTGGGEPRNAALFTGGLVAIALMLGSLDRIAVLITMFFLLTYLTINLVVLVEQSLGMISFRPTFRVPRAVPVVGAALALLAVFVISPAFALVALSVIGGIYVVLVGRRLETPWETVRSSIFVSLADWAAKRIARGPQEANERSWKPDLLVPVESRTQLDGQFRFLRLLTAPKGSLQVVGVLSRETYPESQETTASVAHEAGEAVEEDAHARYRPRRRSGEHKTIPGMGAGRLPTAAMAAIRQRALGDLGAVAADFQREGLFATAVTIEASTYPAGVDMASAVMQGSYFRPNILFINADMYDQPTLQELLDVAITRKMGAAFLFEHPESSLGHERRINVWVRDQSPSWPVGLRLANLDLSLLLGYQAHRNWQGSLRLLTVCPDPEETDNAQRYLQLLIDDARLPRSTESWVESGSFMTWIAESPRADLQIMGLADTIDRGFMERMVQLTGSSVLFVRDSGNESALA; encoded by the coding sequence ATGGATGGTGATAACCCCGAAGAGCAGGGCGATCGGACCCGTGCGATCGCCGAGCAGAAGACCGAGCCTCTCGGCGCGCTCGATGACCCATCGACCACGATCGATCCGCCGGTAGAGAGCGCCTCGCCGATCTTCTCGGTGCGCCAGGGGCTGGGGACCTTTGCCGGGGTGTTTCGCCCTACGGTGCTCACGATCTGCGGTGTGATGATGTACCTGCGCGAGGGCTGGTTGGTGGGGCAGGCCGGGCTTCTGGGCGCACTGGGCTTGATCCTTTTGACCTTCGCGATCACCGGGACGGCGGCGATGTCGCTCTCGTCGATCACCACCAACATCCGGGTGGGGGCCGGCGGGGTGTTCTCGATCATCAGTCAGTCGCTGGGGCTGGAGCCAGGCGGGGCTATCGGAATTCCGCTCTATGTGGGACAGGCGCTCTCGGCGGCGCTTTATATCTACGGGTTCACGGAGGCCTGGGGCTACATCTTCCCGGAGCATCCGCCGGTGGCGGTGGCCTACGCCGTTTTCGTGCTGGCCTTTGCTGCGACACTCATCTCGACCAGGCTGGCGTTTCGGCTTCAGGGATTGGTGATGATCGTCATCATCGCCTCCTTGATGTCGATCGCGCTGGGGCTCACCGGGATGGGGCAGGGCGGTCATGCGGAGCTGCGCAATCCGGAGCTCTTTGGCAGCTTTGAGGCCGGCGGGTTCTGGATCCTCTTCGCGATCTTCTTTCCGGCCGGAACCGGGGTCAATGTAGGGGCGAGCATGTCCGGGGCGCTGGCCAACCCTCGGCGAAGTATCCCGCGGGGAACGATGGCAGCAGTGCTCGCCGCGCTGTGCATCTACGTCTTTCTGGCGTTCTGGTACTCGATGGTGGCCAGCCCGCAGGAGCTCCGGGAGAACGCGCTTGTGGTCGTGGACTACGCCGCCTTCGGGGAGCTTGTGTTGGTGGGGATTCTTGCCTCGACCTTTACCGCCACCCTGAGTTCGCTGGTGGCCGCACCCCGGGTGCTTCAGGCGTTGGGGTCGCATAGCATTTTGCCCAGAAGTGCATTTTTCTCGCATGTCACCGGGGGCGGGGAGCCGCGCAACGCCGCGCTCTTTACAGGTGGGTTGGTGGCCATCGCGCTGATGCTCGGGAGCCTCGATCGCATCGCGGTGCTCATAACGATGTTCTTTTTGTTGACCTACCTGACGATCAACCTGGTGGTGCTGGTCGAGCAGAGCCTGGGGATGATCTCGTTTCGCCCCACCTTCCGCGTGCCCCGGGCGGTGCCGGTGGTCGGGGCGGCTCTGGCGTTGCTGGCGGTCTTTGTGATCAGTCCGGCCTTTGCGCTGGTCGCCCTCTCGGTGATCGGCGGAATCTATGTGGTGCTGGTGGGACGACGGCTGGAGACGCCCTGGGAGACGGTACGAAGTTCGATCTTTGTGTCGCTGGCCGACTGGGCCGCCAAACGTATTGCCCGCGGACCCCAGGAGGCCAACGAGCGTAGCTGGAAGCCCGATCTGCTCGTGCCGGTGGAGAGCCGCACCCAACTCGATGGGCAGTTTCGATTCTTAAGGCTGCTCACCGCGCCGAAGGGCTCATTGCAGGTCGTCGGTGTGCTCAGTCGGGAAACCTATCCCGAGAGTCAGGAGACGACGGCATCGGTGGCGCATGAGGCTGGCGAGGCGGTCGAAGAAGATGCGCACGCGCGTTATCGGCCCCGGCGGCGCAGCGGCGAGCATAAGACCATCCCGGGGATGGGCGCGGGACGGCTCCCGACTGCGGCGATGGCCGCGATCCGCCAGCGCGCGCTGGGCGATCTGGGGGCGGTTGCCGCCGACTTTCAGCGTGAGGGGCTCTTTGCGACGGCCGTTACCATTGAGGCCAGCACCTACCCGGCGGGCGTTGATATGGCCTCGGCGGTGATGCAGGGGAGCTACTTCCGGCCGAACATCCTCTTTATCAACGCCGATATGTATGACCAGCCCACGCTGCAGGAACTTCTGGATGTGGCAATCACCCGGAAGATGGGAGCGGCTTTTCTCTTTGAGCACCCGGAGTCGTCGCTGGGCCATGAGCGTCGCATCAACGTCTGGGTTCGTGATCAGAGCCCGAGCTGGCCGGTGGGGCTGCGCCTGGCCAACCTCGATCTTTCGCTCTTGCTCGGCTACCAGGCCCATCGCAACTGGCAGGGCTCGTTGCGTCTGCTGACGGTATGCCCCGACCCCGAAGAGACCGACAACGCGCAGCGCTACCTCCAGCTTCTCATTGATGATGCTCGCCTTCCCCGGAGCACCGAGTCGTGGGTGGAGAGCGGTAGCTTCATGACATGGATCGCCGAATCGCCTCGCGCCGACCTCCAGATCATGGGGCTGGCCGATACCATCGACCGCGGTTTTATGGAGCGGATGGTGCAGCTCACGGGCAGCTCGGTGCTTTTTGTACGCGATTCCGGCAACGAGAGCGCCCTGGCCTGA
- a CDS encoding serine/threonine-protein kinase, translated as MSSSRDQRRALYEKLVGQTVADRYEIVSLMGFGGMGAVYEAIQRNMNRRIALKYIPSHNPVTAARFEREALTVSQLRHPNTVTVFDYGQTDDGFLYLTMEMLAGRTLTEAIKTEAPFSPKRAVHIASQICRSLAEAHKNGIVHRDVKPDNIFLIEVDGDPDVVKVLDFGIAKAVGGEDDVQLTGDGRIVGTPRYMSPEQILSQSVDHRSDIYSLGCIIFEMLCGEPPFQGPTTTALMISHAQDPPPPFAERLSEQALDMIPLALEHVVRRTMSKDPGARPQTTEELREELESALSKHHAALAAGIASPTSTGNHFAPSMPGAAVGGFGGTGNFTGNGQFTGTGNFTGNGQFTGTGQAMPPGASAAQAPSKSGANKGLIAAVVLALILVLLLGVMVLRGQEQNAPQPSPELIAIPAEHVVPIAEEPAEPEVTEPTVVAVNDTIILRLTTEPPGATILEGEHTLGTTPYNLSLAPGSAPLAYRLRLDGYEPLDVRIPIDPERGLRQELSYELTAEEQRPTRRAPRPERRPRPSEEVSQTEEPAEEEASPEPRRPSIELLDDGPRPKVNRL; from the coding sequence ATGTCCTCTTCTCGCGACCAACGCCGAGCGCTCTACGAAAAGCTCGTGGGCCAGACCGTGGCCGATCGCTACGAGATCGTCAGCCTGATGGGCTTCGGGGGCATGGGGGCGGTCTATGAGGCGATTCAGCGCAATATGAACCGGCGCATCGCCCTCAAGTACATTCCCTCCCACAACCCGGTGACGGCCGCGCGTTTTGAGCGCGAGGCCCTGACCGTCAGTCAGCTGCGCCACCCCAACACGGTCACCGTCTTCGACTACGGCCAGACCGACGACGGGTTTCTCTACCTGACCATGGAGATGCTCGCCGGGCGCACACTGACCGAGGCCATCAAGACCGAGGCACCCTTCTCGCCAAAACGCGCGGTGCATATCGCCTCGCAGATCTGCCGCTCGCTGGCCGAGGCGCATAAAAACGGCATCGTCCACCGCGATGTCAAACCCGACAACATCTTCCTGATCGAAGTCGACGGCGACCCGGACGTGGTCAAAGTTCTCGACTTCGGTATCGCCAAAGCCGTCGGTGGCGAAGATGACGTTCAGCTCACCGGCGATGGCCGCATTGTGGGCACGCCGCGTTATATGTCGCCCGAGCAGATCCTCTCGCAGAGCGTCGACCATCGCAGCGACATCTACAGCCTGGGCTGCATCATCTTTGAGATGCTCTGTGGCGAGCCCCCCTTCCAGGGGCCGACGACCACCGCGCTGATGATCAGCCATGCCCAGGATCCGCCGCCTCCCTTCGCGGAGCGCCTCTCGGAGCAGGCGCTGGATATGATCCCGCTGGCGCTCGAGCACGTCGTGCGCCGCACGATGTCCAAAGATCCGGGTGCCCGACCGCAGACCACCGAGGAGTTGCGCGAAGAGCTTGAGAGCGCGCTGAGCAAACATCACGCAGCTCTGGCCGCAGGCATCGCCTCGCCGACCTCGACCGGCAACCACTTTGCCCCCTCCATGCCCGGCGCAGCAGTCGGAGGTTTTGGTGGCACCGGCAACTTCACAGGGAACGGCCAGTTCACCGGCACCGGCAACTTCACAGGGAACGGTCAGTTTACCGGCACAGGCCAAGCGATGCCTCCCGGCGCATCGGCCGCCCAGGCTCCGTCGAAGAGCGGTGCGAACAAGGGACTTATCGCCGCGGTCGTGCTCGCGCTGATCCTCGTTCTTCTGCTGGGCGTAATGGTGTTGCGGGGTCAGGAGCAGAACGCGCCCCAGCCCTCCCCCGAGCTCATCGCGATTCCCGCCGAGCACGTGGTTCCGATCGCCGAGGAGCCTGCCGAACCCGAAGTCACCGAACCGACGGTGGTGGCCGTCAACGATACGATCATCCTGCGACTGACGACGGAACCCCCGGGCGCCACGATCCTGGAGGGAGAGCATACGTTGGGCACCACGCCCTACAACCTCTCGTTGGCCCCGGGAAGCGCTCCCCTGGCCTACCGCCTTCGTCTTGACGGGTACGAGCCGCTTGATGTGCGCATTCCCATCGACCCGGAGCGTGGCCTGCGTCAGGAACTCAGCTATGAGCTCACCGCCGAGGAGCAGCGTCCCACCCGACGCGCCCCTCGCCCCGAGCGGCGTCCACGGCCCTCCGAGGAGGTCTCCCAGACTGAGGAGCCCGCCGAGGAGGAAGCTTCTCCAGAGCCCCGACGCCCCTCCATTGAGCTGCTCGATGATGGGCCTCGCCCCAAAGTCAACCGCCTCTAA
- a CDS encoding tetratricopeptide repeat protein codes for MRKFIGVGLLVALMSTGVPTQVMAQSDADAADIARQVESLSAEGAQSFRTGDYDKAIELFEQAYALDPVPNLLYNIGRCYEQMEQWDEAIAQYERFMVAPDVESEARSHAMERVQSLREIQSMQAREDGAATPEEPQSAPIATPEPAPPNRTPGILTTAGGVALIGGGVVMGLMASGNADSIADTQLSYDDRLGARDSARTQALVADVFYISGAAVTALGIYLIVSADSVEDSPRASRSVLTPWVGKGSAGVGLTLGF; via the coding sequence ATGCGAAAGTTTATCGGAGTCGGGCTGTTGGTGGCCCTGATGTCCACCGGAGTTCCCACCCAGGTGATGGCGCAGTCGGACGCGGATGCGGCCGACATCGCGCGACAGGTCGAGAGCCTCTCGGCCGAAGGCGCGCAGAGTTTCCGCACCGGCGACTACGACAAAGCCATTGAGCTCTTTGAGCAGGCCTACGCGCTCGACCCGGTACCGAACCTGCTCTACAACATCGGCCGTTGCTACGAGCAGATGGAGCAGTGGGATGAGGCGATCGCGCAGTACGAGCGCTTTATGGTCGCCCCTGATGTGGAGAGCGAGGCACGCTCCCACGCCATGGAGCGGGTGCAGTCGCTGCGCGAGATTCAGTCGATGCAGGCCCGCGAAGATGGCGCGGCAACACCGGAAGAGCCTCAGAGCGCGCCCATTGCGACTCCTGAGCCGGCGCCGCCCAACCGCACCCCGGGCATCCTGACCACCGCCGGCGGCGTGGCCCTGATCGGCGGAGGAGTTGTGATGGGGCTGATGGCCAGCGGTAACGCGGACAGCATCGCCGACACGCAGCTCAGCTACGACGATCGCCTGGGCGCGCGCGACAGCGCGCGCACTCAGGCGCTGGTGGCCGACGTCTTCTACATCTCCGGCGCGGCTGTCACAGCTCTGGGCATCTACCTGATTGTCAGCGCTGACAGCGTCGAAGATTCCCCCCGGGCTTCCCGCTCCGTGCTCACCCCCTGGGTGGGCAAAGGCAGCGCGGGCGTTGGCCTGACCCTCGGCTTCTGA